From Rhinopithecus roxellana isolate Shanxi Qingling chromosome 17, ASM756505v1, whole genome shotgun sequence, one genomic window encodes:
- the LOC115894277 gene encoding 60S ribosomal protein L22-like, which yields MAPVKKLVAKGGKKKKQVLKFTLDCTHPVEDGIMDAANFEQFLQERIKVNGKAGNLGGGVVTIERSKSKITVTSEVPFSKREKWYLKYLTKKYLKKNNLRDWLRVVANSKESYELRYFQINQDEEEEEDED from the exons ATGGCTCCAGTGAAAAAACTTGTGGCGAAGGGGggcaaaaaaaagaagcaggttcTGAAGTTCACTCTTGATTGCACCCACCCTGTAGAAGATGGAATCATGGATGCTGCCAATTTTGAGCAGTTTTTGCAAGAAAGGATCAAAGTGAACGGAAAAGCTGGGAACCTTGGTGGAGGGGTGGTGACCATCGAAAGGAGCAAGAGCAAGATCACCGTGACATCTGAGGTGCCTTTCTCCAAAAGGGAAAA ATGGTATTTGAAATATCTcaccaaaaaatatttgaagaagaatAATCTACGTGACTGGTTGCGCGTAGTTGCTAACAGCAAAGAGAGTTACGAATTACGTTACTTCCAGATTAACCAGGacgaagaagaggaggaagatgaggattaa